Proteins encoded within one genomic window of uncultured Draconibacterium sp.:
- a CDS encoding DUF6144 family protein, with protein sequence MENLESKNSRRNFIKRTCISGSCFCGFLSFANAGRAEEPTDSGKLLMQEWISTLLKSIDDNTEASQQILKNCAQVHFQHLEMEKVLEPFKGNIEKFISFLEKEWGWKIEYDKNAGVILANENKNFCVCPMVNQEKGVDSSILCYCSEGFAERMFSFVTDREVKAEVVSSIHRGNNTCIYKVLL encoded by the coding sequence ATGGAGAATCTCGAATCAAAAAACAGCCGCCGAAATTTTATAAAAAGAACGTGTATATCAGGATCTTGTTTTTGTGGTTTCTTGTCTTTTGCAAATGCAGGTCGTGCAGAGGAACCAACCGATTCCGGGAAATTACTTATGCAGGAGTGGATTTCAACCCTCTTAAAAAGTATTGATGATAATACTGAAGCTTCGCAACAGATTTTAAAAAATTGTGCCCAGGTACATTTTCAACATCTGGAAATGGAAAAGGTGTTGGAACCATTTAAGGGCAACATCGAAAAATTCATTTCATTTTTGGAAAAAGAGTGGGGCTGGAAAATTGAATACGATAAAAATGCCGGCGTAATATTGGCCAACGAAAACAAGAATTTCTGTGTTTGTCCGATGGTAAATCAGGAGAAAGGAGTGGACTCTTCAATTTTGTGCTACTGCTCTGAAGGATTTGCCGAACGAATGTTTTCATTTGTTACTGACCGGGAGGTAAAGGCAGAGGTCGTATCTTCAATACATCGTGGGAATAATACCTGCATTTATAAAGTGCTTCTGTAA